The Apium graveolens cultivar Ventura chromosome 6, ASM990537v1, whole genome shotgun sequence genome contains a region encoding:
- the LOC141663867 gene encoding E3 ubiquitin ligase PQT3-like isoform X1, whose protein sequence is MAVYYKFKSAKDYDSISIDGHFITVASLKEKIFENKHLGKGTDFDLVVTNAQTNEEYLDEGMLIPKNTSVLIRRVPGRGRARMPIITTPITVDQDKPVAENKLEDAQATKSSFSGVDASVSKYAEEFEWDEFGNDLYTMPEVAPVQDAPNAPPPSKADEDSKIRALIDTPALDWQCQNPDTFGGGRGFGRGMGGRSGGRGFGRGGGLERTAPPPGYICHRCKVPGHFIQHCPTNGDPNFDIKRTKPPTGIPKSMLMATPDGSYALPSGAVAVLKPNEAAFEKEIEGMPSTRSVADLPQELYCPLCRAVMKDAVLTSKCCFNSYCDKCIRDYIISKSMCICGATNVLADDLLPNKTVRDTIVRILEANNNSGDNGGSAFQPQDMESSRSPRHKIPSPKVPSPTLSAASRGDVVAPKNEDNANIKEMTEPMKVFNNTQNNLDKVAVEKGAEFSEATHDSRSAKEPGPQMCPPVTGEEMQQKPVSGEVGKKKKKKKARLPVGAADMQWRPPQDFAAENYMMPMEPSGFNPYWNGMQPGFDGFGAPFGGPMPFMGYGLGPGPMPFGGPFPHDPFVAQGFMMPFPPQRDPAEFGMGFNGGGGPPIMSREEFEARKATIKHKRDLERGGGSREVSKDRDFSRDMIRHGDVPSGKSKFKSNPPPQDHHHPRARSERPERPSPEHSTHDPEPLRTSSKRKMKYEDDYYEERPHQHREKERRHHHRSESEKASAARSPVPPETVDLPPLPSKSSTDKTIADRKHKASVFARITFPEGESAASKKRKLGSSPPSAVNGSSHHSSHSHRATSNGYHEDHRKTATAVSKNSYNYADEHDYESSDDDRHFKRRPSRYEASPAPVVEEGRHSSRGSRERERGHSSKHR, encoded by the exons ATGGCTGTTTATTATAAGTTTAAAAGTGCTAAAGATTATGATTCTATATCTATAGACGGCCATTTTATAACAGTTGCAAGTTTGAAAGAAAAAATATTTGAAAACAAGCATTTGGGCAAGGGTACTGATTTTGACCTGGTTGTCACCAATGCTCAAACTAATGAAG AGTACCTTGATGAAGGAATGTTGATTCCCAAAAATACATCTGTTTTGATACGTCGAGTACCAGGGCGAGGGCGGGCTCGTATGCCCATTATAACCACTCCAATCACTGTTGATCAAGACAA ACCAGTAGCTGAAAATAAGTTGGAAGATGCTCAAGCAACCAAAAGTAGCTTTTCAGGAGTGGATGCCTCTGTTTCAAAATAT GCCGAAGAATTTGAATGGGATGAATTTGGAAACGATCTGTATACAATGCCTGAAGTTGCACCAGTTCAGGATGCTCCTAATGCTCCCCCGCCTAGTAAAGCCGACGAGGACAGCAAGATTAGAGCTTTGATTGACACTCCTGCCTTGGATTGGCAGTG TCAAAATCCTGATACTTTTGGCGGTGGTAGAGGTTTTGGTCGTGGTATGGGCGGAAGAAGTGGTGGGCGTGGTTTTG GTCGAGGAGGAGGATTGGAACGGACAGCGCCCCCACCAGGCTATATTTGCCATAGGTGCAAGGTGCCTG GACATTTTATTCAGCATTGTCCCACAAATGGAGATCCGAACTTTGATATTAAAAGGACCAAACCTCCAACTGGTATTCCCAAGTCTATGTTAATGGCTACCCCGGATGGATCATATGCATTACCTAGTGGTGCTGTTGCTGTTTTAAAACCAAATGA AGCTGCTTTCGAAAAGGAGATTGAAGGGATGCCGTCTACTCGTTCTGTTGCTGACCTACCTCAAGAACTTTATTGCCCTCTGTGCAGGGCAGTTATGAAAGATGCAGTTTTAACTAGCAAGTGCTGCTTCAATAGTTATTGTGACAAGT GCATAAGAGATTATATCATATCCAAGTCTATGTGTATTTGTGGTGCCACAAATGTACTTGCCGACGATCTTTTACCTAATAAGACAGTGAGGGATACCATCGTTCGGATTTTAGAGGCTAATAATAACAGTGGTGATAATGGTGGCAGCGCTTTCCAACCACAAG ATATGGAGTCTTCTCGGAGTCCACGACATAAAATTCCGTCTCCCAAGGTTCCATCTCCTACGTTGTCTGCAGCTTCAAGGGGGGATGTAGTTGCACCCAAAAATGAAGACAATGCAAATATCAAGGAGATGACAGAACCGATGAAAGTTTTCAACAATACACAAAACAACTTGGACAAGGTAGCCGTTGAAAAAGGTGCAGAATTTTCAGAGGCTACACACGATTCACGGAGTGCAAAGGAACCAGGCCCACAGATGTGTCCTCCAGTAACCGGCGAAGAAATGCAGCAGAAGCCAGTATCTGGGGAAGTAG gaaaaaaaaagaagaagaaaaaagcTCGATTGCCTGTAGGAG CAGCAGATATGCAATGGAGACCCCCTCAAGACTTCGCAGCTGAAAATTACATGATGCCAATGGAACCTTCTGGTTTTAATCCTTACTGGAATGGAATGCAACCTGGATTTGATGGGTTTGGGGCGCCTTTTGGTGGTCCAATGCCTTTTATGGGCTATGGTCTTGGACCAGGGCCTATGCCATTTGGGGGTCCGTTTCCTCACGATCCATTTGTAGCGCAAGGGTTTATGATGCCTTTCCCACCTCAGAG GGACCCTGCTGAATTTGGGATGGGCTTTAATGGTGGCGGTGGCCCCCCAATCATGAGCAGAGAAGAATTTGAAGCTCGCAAAGCCACTATAAAGCATAAACGAGATCTTGAGAGAGGCGGAGGAAG CAGGGAGGTGTCAAAAGATAGGGATTTCAGCAGGGACATGATCAGGCATGGGGATGTTCCCTCCGGAAAATCAAAATTT AAGTCCAACCCACCACCTCAAGATCACCACCATCCCCGTGCCCGATCAGAACGACCAGAAAGACCGTCACCGGAACACAGTACCCATGATCCAGAACCTTTGAGAACATCTTCCAAGAGGAAGATGAAATACGAGGATGACTATTATGAAGAACGTCCTCATCAACACCGGGAAAAAGAACGCCGGCACCACCACCGTTCAGAGTCAGAAAAGGCCTCAGCCGCCAGATCGCCAGTCCCACCAGAGACAGTAGACCTACCACCACTGCCATCTAAATCATCTACTGACAAAACAATAGCTGACCGGAAACACAAAGCCAGTGTCTTTGCTCGCATAACTTTCCCTGAAGGGGAATCAGCAGCCTCCAAGAAAAGAAAGCTTGGTAGTTCTCCTCCCTCTGCTGTTAATGGGTCGAGTCATCACAGTAGTCACAGTCACCGTGCGACATCAAATGGCTACCATGAGGATCATCGCAAAACTGCAACTGCTGTGTCAAAGAATAGTTACAACTATGCAGACGAGCATGATTATGAATCTAGTGATGATGATAGGCACTTTAAGAGGAGGCCTTCCAGATACGAGGCATCACCTGCGCCTGTAGTGGAGGAGGGTAGACATTCTAGTAGAGGATCAAGGGAGAGAGAAAGGGGTCATAGCAGCAAGCATAGGTAG
- the LOC141663867 gene encoding E3 ubiquitin ligase PQT3-like isoform X2: MAVYYKFKSAKDYDSISIDGHFITVASLKEKIFENKHLGKGTDFDLVVTNAQTNEEYLDEGMLIPKNTSVLIRRVPGRGRARMPIITTPITVDQDKPVAENKLEDAQATKSSFSGVDASVSKYAEEFEWDEFGNDLYTMPEVAPVQDAPNAPPPSKADEDSKIRALIDTPALDWQCQNPDTFGGGRGFGRGMGGRSGGRGFGRGGGLERTAPPPGYICHRCKVPGHFIQHCPTNGDPNFDIKRTKPPTGIPKSMLMATPDGSYALPSGAVAVLKPNEAAFEKEIEGMPSTRSVADLPQELYCPLCRAVMKDAVLTSKCCFNSYCDKCIRDYIISKSMCICGATNVLADDLLPNKTVRDTIVRILEANNNSGDNGGSAFQPQDMESSRSPRHKIPSPKVPSPTLSAASRGDVVAPKNEDNANIKEMTEPMKVFNNTQNNLDKVAVEKGAEFSEATHDSRSAKEPGPQMCPPVTGEEMQQKPVSGEVGKKKKKKKARLPVGADMQWRPPQDFAAENYMMPMEPSGFNPYWNGMQPGFDGFGAPFGGPMPFMGYGLGPGPMPFGGPFPHDPFVAQGFMMPFPPQRDPAEFGMGFNGGGGPPIMSREEFEARKATIKHKRDLERGGGSREVSKDRDFSRDMIRHGDVPSGKSKFKSNPPPQDHHHPRARSERPERPSPEHSTHDPEPLRTSSKRKMKYEDDYYEERPHQHREKERRHHHRSESEKASAARSPVPPETVDLPPLPSKSSTDKTIADRKHKASVFARITFPEGESAASKKRKLGSSPPSAVNGSSHHSSHSHRATSNGYHEDHRKTATAVSKNSYNYADEHDYESSDDDRHFKRRPSRYEASPAPVVEEGRHSSRGSRERERGHSSKHR; this comes from the exons ATGGCTGTTTATTATAAGTTTAAAAGTGCTAAAGATTATGATTCTATATCTATAGACGGCCATTTTATAACAGTTGCAAGTTTGAAAGAAAAAATATTTGAAAACAAGCATTTGGGCAAGGGTACTGATTTTGACCTGGTTGTCACCAATGCTCAAACTAATGAAG AGTACCTTGATGAAGGAATGTTGATTCCCAAAAATACATCTGTTTTGATACGTCGAGTACCAGGGCGAGGGCGGGCTCGTATGCCCATTATAACCACTCCAATCACTGTTGATCAAGACAA ACCAGTAGCTGAAAATAAGTTGGAAGATGCTCAAGCAACCAAAAGTAGCTTTTCAGGAGTGGATGCCTCTGTTTCAAAATAT GCCGAAGAATTTGAATGGGATGAATTTGGAAACGATCTGTATACAATGCCTGAAGTTGCACCAGTTCAGGATGCTCCTAATGCTCCCCCGCCTAGTAAAGCCGACGAGGACAGCAAGATTAGAGCTTTGATTGACACTCCTGCCTTGGATTGGCAGTG TCAAAATCCTGATACTTTTGGCGGTGGTAGAGGTTTTGGTCGTGGTATGGGCGGAAGAAGTGGTGGGCGTGGTTTTG GTCGAGGAGGAGGATTGGAACGGACAGCGCCCCCACCAGGCTATATTTGCCATAGGTGCAAGGTGCCTG GACATTTTATTCAGCATTGTCCCACAAATGGAGATCCGAACTTTGATATTAAAAGGACCAAACCTCCAACTGGTATTCCCAAGTCTATGTTAATGGCTACCCCGGATGGATCATATGCATTACCTAGTGGTGCTGTTGCTGTTTTAAAACCAAATGA AGCTGCTTTCGAAAAGGAGATTGAAGGGATGCCGTCTACTCGTTCTGTTGCTGACCTACCTCAAGAACTTTATTGCCCTCTGTGCAGGGCAGTTATGAAAGATGCAGTTTTAACTAGCAAGTGCTGCTTCAATAGTTATTGTGACAAGT GCATAAGAGATTATATCATATCCAAGTCTATGTGTATTTGTGGTGCCACAAATGTACTTGCCGACGATCTTTTACCTAATAAGACAGTGAGGGATACCATCGTTCGGATTTTAGAGGCTAATAATAACAGTGGTGATAATGGTGGCAGCGCTTTCCAACCACAAG ATATGGAGTCTTCTCGGAGTCCACGACATAAAATTCCGTCTCCCAAGGTTCCATCTCCTACGTTGTCTGCAGCTTCAAGGGGGGATGTAGTTGCACCCAAAAATGAAGACAATGCAAATATCAAGGAGATGACAGAACCGATGAAAGTTTTCAACAATACACAAAACAACTTGGACAAGGTAGCCGTTGAAAAAGGTGCAGAATTTTCAGAGGCTACACACGATTCACGGAGTGCAAAGGAACCAGGCCCACAGATGTGTCCTCCAGTAACCGGCGAAGAAATGCAGCAGAAGCCAGTATCTGGGGAAGTAG gaaaaaaaaagaagaagaaaaaagcTCGATTGCCTGTAGGAG CAGATATGCAATGGAGACCCCCTCAAGACTTCGCAGCTGAAAATTACATGATGCCAATGGAACCTTCTGGTTTTAATCCTTACTGGAATGGAATGCAACCTGGATTTGATGGGTTTGGGGCGCCTTTTGGTGGTCCAATGCCTTTTATGGGCTATGGTCTTGGACCAGGGCCTATGCCATTTGGGGGTCCGTTTCCTCACGATCCATTTGTAGCGCAAGGGTTTATGATGCCTTTCCCACCTCAGAG GGACCCTGCTGAATTTGGGATGGGCTTTAATGGTGGCGGTGGCCCCCCAATCATGAGCAGAGAAGAATTTGAAGCTCGCAAAGCCACTATAAAGCATAAACGAGATCTTGAGAGAGGCGGAGGAAG CAGGGAGGTGTCAAAAGATAGGGATTTCAGCAGGGACATGATCAGGCATGGGGATGTTCCCTCCGGAAAATCAAAATTT AAGTCCAACCCACCACCTCAAGATCACCACCATCCCCGTGCCCGATCAGAACGACCAGAAAGACCGTCACCGGAACACAGTACCCATGATCCAGAACCTTTGAGAACATCTTCCAAGAGGAAGATGAAATACGAGGATGACTATTATGAAGAACGTCCTCATCAACACCGGGAAAAAGAACGCCGGCACCACCACCGTTCAGAGTCAGAAAAGGCCTCAGCCGCCAGATCGCCAGTCCCACCAGAGACAGTAGACCTACCACCACTGCCATCTAAATCATCTACTGACAAAACAATAGCTGACCGGAAACACAAAGCCAGTGTCTTTGCTCGCATAACTTTCCCTGAAGGGGAATCAGCAGCCTCCAAGAAAAGAAAGCTTGGTAGTTCTCCTCCCTCTGCTGTTAATGGGTCGAGTCATCACAGTAGTCACAGTCACCGTGCGACATCAAATGGCTACCATGAGGATCATCGCAAAACTGCAACTGCTGTGTCAAAGAATAGTTACAACTATGCAGACGAGCATGATTATGAATCTAGTGATGATGATAGGCACTTTAAGAGGAGGCCTTCCAGATACGAGGCATCACCTGCGCCTGTAGTGGAGGAGGGTAGACATTCTAGTAGAGGATCAAGGGAGAGAGAAAGGGGTCATAGCAGCAAGCATAGGTAG
- the LOC141663867 gene encoding E3 ubiquitin ligase PQT3-like isoform X3 has translation MAVYYKFKSAKDYDSISIDGHFITVASLKEKIFENKHLGKGTDFDLVVTNAQTNEEYLDEGMLIPKNTSVLIRRVPGRGRARMPIITTPITVDQDKPVAENKLEDAQATKSSFSGVDASVSKYAEEFEWDEFGNDLYTMPEVAPVQDAPNAPPPSKADEDSKIRALIDTPALDWQCQNPDTFGGGRGFGRGMGGRSGGRGFGRGGGLERTAPPPGYICHRCKVPGHFIQHCPTNGDPNFDIKRTKPPTGIPKSMLMATPDGSYALPSGAVAVLKPNEAAFEKEIEGMPSTRSVADLPQELYCPLCRAVMKDAVLTSKCCFNSYCDKCIRDYIISKSMCICGATNVLADDLLPNKTVRDTIVRILEANNNSGDNGGSAFQPQDMESSRSPRHKIPSPKVPSPTLSAASRGDVVAPKNEDNANIKEMTEPMKVFNNTQNNLDKVAVEKGAEFSEATHDSRSAKEPGPQMCPPVTGEEMQQKPVSGEVGKKKKKKKARLPVGAADMQWRPPQDFAAENYMMPMEPSGFNPYWNGMQPGFDGFGAPFGGPMPFMGYGLGPGPMPFGGPFPHDPFVAQGFMMPFPPQRDPAEFGMGFNGGGGPPIMSREEFEARKATIKHKRDLERGGGREVSKDRDFSRDMIRHGDVPSGKSKFKSNPPPQDHHHPRARSERPERPSPEHSTHDPEPLRTSSKRKMKYEDDYYEERPHQHREKERRHHHRSESEKASAARSPVPPETVDLPPLPSKSSTDKTIADRKHKASVFARITFPEGESAASKKRKLGSSPPSAVNGSSHHSSHSHRATSNGYHEDHRKTATAVSKNSYNYADEHDYESSDDDRHFKRRPSRYEASPAPVVEEGRHSSRGSRERERGHSSKHR, from the exons ATGGCTGTTTATTATAAGTTTAAAAGTGCTAAAGATTATGATTCTATATCTATAGACGGCCATTTTATAACAGTTGCAAGTTTGAAAGAAAAAATATTTGAAAACAAGCATTTGGGCAAGGGTACTGATTTTGACCTGGTTGTCACCAATGCTCAAACTAATGAAG AGTACCTTGATGAAGGAATGTTGATTCCCAAAAATACATCTGTTTTGATACGTCGAGTACCAGGGCGAGGGCGGGCTCGTATGCCCATTATAACCACTCCAATCACTGTTGATCAAGACAA ACCAGTAGCTGAAAATAAGTTGGAAGATGCTCAAGCAACCAAAAGTAGCTTTTCAGGAGTGGATGCCTCTGTTTCAAAATAT GCCGAAGAATTTGAATGGGATGAATTTGGAAACGATCTGTATACAATGCCTGAAGTTGCACCAGTTCAGGATGCTCCTAATGCTCCCCCGCCTAGTAAAGCCGACGAGGACAGCAAGATTAGAGCTTTGATTGACACTCCTGCCTTGGATTGGCAGTG TCAAAATCCTGATACTTTTGGCGGTGGTAGAGGTTTTGGTCGTGGTATGGGCGGAAGAAGTGGTGGGCGTGGTTTTG GTCGAGGAGGAGGATTGGAACGGACAGCGCCCCCACCAGGCTATATTTGCCATAGGTGCAAGGTGCCTG GACATTTTATTCAGCATTGTCCCACAAATGGAGATCCGAACTTTGATATTAAAAGGACCAAACCTCCAACTGGTATTCCCAAGTCTATGTTAATGGCTACCCCGGATGGATCATATGCATTACCTAGTGGTGCTGTTGCTGTTTTAAAACCAAATGA AGCTGCTTTCGAAAAGGAGATTGAAGGGATGCCGTCTACTCGTTCTGTTGCTGACCTACCTCAAGAACTTTATTGCCCTCTGTGCAGGGCAGTTATGAAAGATGCAGTTTTAACTAGCAAGTGCTGCTTCAATAGTTATTGTGACAAGT GCATAAGAGATTATATCATATCCAAGTCTATGTGTATTTGTGGTGCCACAAATGTACTTGCCGACGATCTTTTACCTAATAAGACAGTGAGGGATACCATCGTTCGGATTTTAGAGGCTAATAATAACAGTGGTGATAATGGTGGCAGCGCTTTCCAACCACAAG ATATGGAGTCTTCTCGGAGTCCACGACATAAAATTCCGTCTCCCAAGGTTCCATCTCCTACGTTGTCTGCAGCTTCAAGGGGGGATGTAGTTGCACCCAAAAATGAAGACAATGCAAATATCAAGGAGATGACAGAACCGATGAAAGTTTTCAACAATACACAAAACAACTTGGACAAGGTAGCCGTTGAAAAAGGTGCAGAATTTTCAGAGGCTACACACGATTCACGGAGTGCAAAGGAACCAGGCCCACAGATGTGTCCTCCAGTAACCGGCGAAGAAATGCAGCAGAAGCCAGTATCTGGGGAAGTAG gaaaaaaaaagaagaagaaaaaagcTCGATTGCCTGTAGGAG CAGCAGATATGCAATGGAGACCCCCTCAAGACTTCGCAGCTGAAAATTACATGATGCCAATGGAACCTTCTGGTTTTAATCCTTACTGGAATGGAATGCAACCTGGATTTGATGGGTTTGGGGCGCCTTTTGGTGGTCCAATGCCTTTTATGGGCTATGGTCTTGGACCAGGGCCTATGCCATTTGGGGGTCCGTTTCCTCACGATCCATTTGTAGCGCAAGGGTTTATGATGCCTTTCCCACCTCAGAG GGACCCTGCTGAATTTGGGATGGGCTTTAATGGTGGCGGTGGCCCCCCAATCATGAGCAGAGAAGAATTTGAAGCTCGCAAAGCCACTATAAAGCATAAACGAGATCTTGAGAGAGGCGGAGGAAG GGAGGTGTCAAAAGATAGGGATTTCAGCAGGGACATGATCAGGCATGGGGATGTTCCCTCCGGAAAATCAAAATTT AAGTCCAACCCACCACCTCAAGATCACCACCATCCCCGTGCCCGATCAGAACGACCAGAAAGACCGTCACCGGAACACAGTACCCATGATCCAGAACCTTTGAGAACATCTTCCAAGAGGAAGATGAAATACGAGGATGACTATTATGAAGAACGTCCTCATCAACACCGGGAAAAAGAACGCCGGCACCACCACCGTTCAGAGTCAGAAAAGGCCTCAGCCGCCAGATCGCCAGTCCCACCAGAGACAGTAGACCTACCACCACTGCCATCTAAATCATCTACTGACAAAACAATAGCTGACCGGAAACACAAAGCCAGTGTCTTTGCTCGCATAACTTTCCCTGAAGGGGAATCAGCAGCCTCCAAGAAAAGAAAGCTTGGTAGTTCTCCTCCCTCTGCTGTTAATGGGTCGAGTCATCACAGTAGTCACAGTCACCGTGCGACATCAAATGGCTACCATGAGGATCATCGCAAAACTGCAACTGCTGTGTCAAAGAATAGTTACAACTATGCAGACGAGCATGATTATGAATCTAGTGATGATGATAGGCACTTTAAGAGGAGGCCTTCCAGATACGAGGCATCACCTGCGCCTGTAGTGGAGGAGGGTAGACATTCTAGTAGAGGATCAAGGGAGAGAGAAAGGGGTCATAGCAGCAAGCATAGGTAG